From Halomicrobium salinisoli, the proteins below share one genomic window:
- a CDS encoding PadR family transcriptional regulator: MTVGETVGTGTDERSSSLVGNDHETPDSGGSALTDVLSSVDDPRDGDVTVDEGLVTESLDEILIAMIASSAEETHGTGLMDELDRLFDIQLSPGTVYPRLHELESEDLLEMHELVQTKQYSIDDPSSARDRVERAVQQHLAIGLFLQASLDAL, from the coding sequence ATGACGGTGGGCGAAACGGTGGGCACAGGAACCGACGAGCGATCGTCGTCTCTCGTCGGTAACGACCACGAGACGCCCGACAGCGGCGGGTCCGCACTGACCGACGTGCTGTCCTCGGTCGACGACCCTCGCGACGGAGACGTCACCGTCGACGAGGGGCTCGTCACGGAGAGCCTGGACGAGATCCTCATCGCGATGATCGCGTCGTCGGCCGAGGAGACGCACGGCACCGGACTGATGGACGAACTGGATCGTCTGTTCGACATCCAGCTGAGTCCGGGAACAGTCTACCCCCGGCTGCACGAGCTCGAATCCGAGGACCTCCTCGAGATGCACGAGCTCGTCCAGACGAAGCAGTACTCGATCGACGACCCCTCGAGTGCGCGCGACCGGGTCGAGCGAGCGGTGCAACAGCACCTCGCTATCGGGCTGTTCCTGCAGGCGTCGCTCGACGCACTCTAA
- a CDS encoding HVO_0416 family zinc finger protein has protein sequence MASAPSTDDMIDEFLSQRGHNVESPGWEESYNKKQCPDCGGLHDEGATECSVCGWMPGR, from the coding sequence ATGGCCTCCGCACCGAGTACCGACGACATGATCGATGAATTCCTGTCCCAACGCGGCCACAACGTCGAATCCCCCGGCTGGGAGGAGAGCTATAACAAGAAGCAGTGTCCGGACTGTGGCGGGCTCCACGACGAGGGTGCGACGGAGTGCTCGGTGTGCGGCTGGATGCCGGGACGATAG
- a CDS encoding DUF192 domain-containing protein, translated as MVRRSTAAFAVVVAVIAVVALLLQTGLWISLLPVGEYDETTVTVVDGDDEQLGAVEARVADSTTKRLVGLSRTDALGPDDGMLFVHGEAERHAYVMREMDFPLDIVFVAANGTITEIHHASVPSGDGDLREYPGHGKYVLEVQRGWTNRTDTAVGDRVRSPVME; from the coding sequence ATGGTACGGCGGTCGACGGCGGCTTTCGCGGTGGTGGTAGCGGTGATCGCGGTCGTCGCGCTCCTCCTGCAGACGGGGCTGTGGATCAGCCTGCTCCCCGTCGGCGAGTACGACGAGACGACAGTGACCGTCGTCGACGGCGACGACGAGCAGCTGGGGGCCGTCGAGGCCCGCGTCGCGGACTCGACGACCAAGCGACTCGTCGGGCTCAGCCGGACGGACGCGCTCGGCCCGGACGATGGGATGCTGTTCGTCCACGGCGAGGCGGAGCGCCACGCCTACGTCATGCGGGAGATGGACTTCCCGCTGGACATCGTCTTCGTGGCGGCCAACGGCACGATCACCGAGATCCACCACGCGTCGGTCCCGTCCGGGGACGGGGACCTGCGAGAGTATCCCGGTCACGGGAAGTACGTCCTCGAGGTCCAGCGGGGCTGGACAAACCGAACGGACACCGCGGTCGGCGACCGCGTGCGGTCGCCCGTTATGGAGTGA
- a CDS encoding UvrD-helicase domain-containing protein has product MADTSPQVVRLFGGPGSGKTTALLDRVEELLTEEDVAVRDVLVVSYTRAAAAEIRERLAERLDMNPRSLKGNVCTMHAKAYELLNLSRGDVVGESDKEEFCEEFGLEFEDEYEGSRRRSARSTTLGNKVIATSQWLQRTGRDVADWYDVPFQWDEEEVRLPPEIDDNAQTGNKYTPTWPSDDDRLDVPEAIRAWRSYKGEHDLTGFADMLERVEQRSLLPSVDYLVIDEFQDITTLQYEVYDEWKPHMERILIAGDDDQVVYAWQGADPDLLLDEDVDVDEILPNSYRLPSSILNVVNREVRHIEKRQEKDLNPRKEGGEVLPMTNPSMLDLVREIRRTVEDDEGTVMVLFRARYQMFQFMDEFIGQGIPFTCLTDQRMWTDRLREYVSGIEAMDEDEPMTVLEARRLADMLMDSAFGTGERDDLFDELDDIADEAEEEDLAEIEIDPDVVRDHAPFAPDPRSAADMLRKVTNFQERSVEAYFRGEYRGMAADQVRLGTIHSAKGREADHVFVGTDLTEKVVEQMAATIDQEDVPIPGDGEFTKHTDPVPTLTDNERRVFYVGMSRARERLVLMENLVDGAPTLPIDVLLENEPVDTVPEELLVEAQEPLPAASSD; this is encoded by the coding sequence ATGGCTGACACGAGCCCACAGGTGGTCCGGCTTTTCGGTGGGCCGGGGAGCGGGAAGACCACGGCGCTGCTCGACCGCGTCGAGGAGCTACTGACAGAGGAGGACGTCGCGGTCCGGGACGTGCTGGTCGTCTCCTACACGCGCGCCGCCGCCGCGGAGATCCGCGAGCGGCTGGCCGAGCGCCTCGACATGAACCCCCGCTCGCTGAAGGGGAACGTCTGCACGATGCACGCGAAGGCGTACGAACTGCTGAATCTCTCTCGGGGCGACGTCGTCGGCGAGTCCGACAAGGAGGAGTTCTGCGAGGAGTTCGGTCTGGAGTTCGAGGACGAGTACGAGGGATCCCGTCGGCGCTCCGCGCGCTCGACGACGCTCGGGAACAAGGTCATCGCGACGAGCCAGTGGCTCCAGCGGACCGGCCGCGACGTCGCCGACTGGTACGACGTCCCCTTCCAGTGGGACGAAGAGGAGGTCCGGCTGCCGCCGGAGATCGACGACAACGCCCAGACGGGCAACAAGTACACGCCGACCTGGCCCAGCGACGACGACCGCCTGGACGTGCCCGAGGCCATCCGCGCCTGGCGCTCCTACAAGGGCGAGCACGACCTGACCGGGTTCGCCGACATGCTAGAGCGGGTCGAGCAGCGCTCGCTGCTCCCCAGCGTCGACTACCTCGTCATCGACGAGTTCCAGGACATCACGACCCTGCAGTACGAGGTCTACGACGAGTGGAAGCCCCACATGGAGCGGATCCTCATCGCCGGCGACGACGACCAGGTCGTCTACGCCTGGCAGGGCGCCGATCCGGACCTCCTGCTGGACGAGGACGTCGACGTCGACGAGATCCTCCCCAACTCCTACCGGCTGCCCTCCTCGATCCTGAACGTCGTCAACAGGGAGGTCCGACACATCGAGAAGCGCCAGGAGAAGGACCTCAACCCGCGCAAGGAGGGCGGCGAGGTCCTGCCCATGACCAACCCCTCGATGCTCGACCTGGTGCGGGAGATCCGCCGCACGGTCGAGGACGACGAGGGGACCGTCATGGTGCTCTTTCGCGCCCGCTACCAGATGTTCCAGTTCATGGACGAGTTCATCGGCCAGGGGATCCCCTTCACCTGCCTGACCGACCAGCGGATGTGGACCGACCGCCTGCGCGAGTACGTCAGCGGCATCGAGGCCATGGACGAAGACGAGCCGATGACCGTCCTCGAGGCCCGGCGCCTGGCGGACATGCTGATGGACTCCGCGTTCGGCACCGGCGAGCGCGACGACCTGTTCGACGAGCTCGACGACATCGCCGACGAGGCCGAGGAGGAGGACCTCGCGGAGATCGAGATCGACCCCGACGTCGTCCGCGACCACGCGCCCTTCGCGCCGGACCCGCGCTCGGCCGCCGACATGCTCCGGAAGGTGACCAACTTCCAGGAGCGCTCCGTGGAGGCGTACTTCCGCGGCGAGTACCGCGGCATGGCCGCCGACCAGGTCCGCCTGGGCACGATCCACTCCGCCAAGGGTCGCGAGGCCGACCACGTGTTCGTCGGCACCGACCTCACCGAGAAGGTCGTCGAGCAGATGGCCGCGACCATCGACCAGGAGGACGTGCCGATCCCCGGCGACGGCGAGTTCACCAAGCACACCGACCCCGTCCCGACGCTGACCGACAACGAGCGGCGGGTCTTCTACGTCGGCATGTCCCGCGCCCGGGAACGGCTCGTCCTCATGGAGAACCTCGTCGACGGCGCGCCGACGCTGCCCATCGACGTCCTGCTGGAGAACGAGCCCGTCGACACCGTGCCCGAGGAGCTGCTGGTCGAGGCCCAGGAGCCGCTGCCGGCCGCCTCGTCGGACTAG
- a CDS encoding ABC transporter ATP-binding protein, whose translation MDIDAGDDDAFEDVRKHVDHPMRRLFAEYGSDNAGAFAVGFVSSVVARLLDLLPPVLLGIAIDAIFRGERRFALGPVPLDRYASDPESQVVLTAGIVAGAFLLGAGFHWLRNWGWNAFAQHIQHDVRTDTYDKMQRLNLSFYAQKQTGEMMSVLSNDVNRLERFLNDGMNSAFRLAVMVLGIAAILFYYNWQLALVTIVVVPAIAFFTYRFIQTIQPKYADVRSSVGQLNSRLENNLGGIQVIKTANTEDFESERVEDVSEDYFDANWDAIETRIRFFPGLRVLAGAGFVVTFLVGGLWVYAGEGPWFFTGTLSTGEFVVFILLSQRFIWPMAQFGQIINMYQRAYASAERVFGLMDTPSRIEEAPGADPLDVTEGRVEYDDVTFGYESEAGTAGETVLEDVSFTVEGGDTVALVGPTGAGKSTVMKLLLRMYDVDDGAVRIDGQDVRDVTIPSLRESIGYVSQETFLFYGTVRENITYGAFDADDEAVIEAAKAAEAHGFIQNLPEGYDTMVGERGVKLSGGQRQRVAIARAVLKDPEVLVLDEATSDVDTETEMLIQRSLDRLTADRTTFAIAHRLSTIKDADQIVVLEDGRVVERGTHEELLAEDGLYANLWAVQAGEIDELPEEFVRRATERRSRVEADDADAEADDD comes from the coding sequence GTGGACATCGACGCCGGCGACGACGACGCCTTCGAGGACGTGCGCAAGCACGTCGACCACCCGATGCGGCGGCTGTTCGCCGAGTACGGCAGCGACAACGCCGGCGCGTTCGCCGTCGGGTTCGTCAGCAGCGTCGTCGCCCGTCTGCTGGACCTGCTCCCGCCCGTGCTGCTGGGCATCGCCATCGACGCCATCTTCCGCGGCGAGCGGCGCTTCGCGCTCGGTCCGGTCCCGCTCGATCGGTACGCGTCCGACCCCGAGAGCCAGGTCGTCCTGACGGCGGGGATCGTCGCCGGGGCCTTCCTCCTGGGCGCTGGCTTTCACTGGCTGCGCAACTGGGGGTGGAACGCCTTCGCCCAGCACATCCAGCACGACGTCCGGACCGACACCTACGACAAGATGCAGCGGCTGAACCTCTCCTTCTACGCGCAGAAGCAGACCGGCGAGATGATGTCGGTGCTGTCGAACGACGTCAACCGCCTCGAACGCTTTCTCAACGACGGGATGAACTCCGCGTTCCGGCTGGCCGTGATGGTGCTTGGCATCGCCGCCATCCTCTTCTACTACAACTGGCAGCTGGCCCTCGTCACCATCGTCGTCGTCCCCGCCATCGCCTTCTTCACCTACCGGTTCATCCAGACCATCCAGCCGAAGTACGCCGACGTGCGCTCCTCCGTGGGGCAACTGAACTCCCGGCTGGAGAACAACCTCGGCGGCATCCAGGTGATCAAGACGGCCAACACGGAGGACTTCGAGTCCGAGCGCGTCGAGGACGTCTCCGAGGACTACTTCGACGCCAACTGGGACGCCATCGAGACGCGCATCCGCTTCTTCCCGGGGCTGCGCGTGCTCGCGGGCGCGGGCTTCGTCGTCACGTTCCTCGTCGGCGGCCTGTGGGTCTACGCCGGCGAGGGCCCGTGGTTCTTCACCGGGACGCTCTCGACGGGGGAGTTCGTCGTCTTCATCCTCCTCTCGCAGCGTTTTATATGGCCTATGGCGCAGTTCGGTCAAATTATAAACATGTACCAGCGGGCCTACGCCTCAGCCGAGCGCGTGTTCGGCCTGATGGACACGCCCAGCCGCATCGAGGAGGCGCCCGGCGCCGACCCGCTCGACGTCACCGAGGGCCGCGTCGAGTACGACGACGTCACCTTCGGCTACGAGAGCGAGGCCGGGACGGCCGGGGAGACCGTCCTCGAGGACGTCTCCTTCACCGTCGAGGGCGGGGACACGGTCGCGCTGGTCGGCCCCACCGGCGCCGGCAAGTCGACCGTGATGAAGCTCCTCCTGCGGATGTACGACGTCGACGACGGCGCGGTCCGGATCGACGGTCAGGACGTCCGCGATGTGACCATCCCCAGCCTGCGGGAGTCGATCGGCTACGTCAGCCAGGAGACGTTCCTCTTCTACGGGACGGTCCGGGAGAACATCACCTACGGCGCCTTCGACGCGGACGACGAGGCCGTGATCGAGGCCGCGAAGGCCGCCGAGGCCCACGGGTTCATCCAGAACCTCCCGGAGGGGTACGACACGATGGTCGGCGAGCGCGGCGTGAAGCTCTCGGGCGGCCAGCGCCAGCGCGTCGCCATCGCCCGGGCGGTCCTCAAGGACCCCGAGGTCCTCGTGCTCGACGAGGCCACCAGCGACGTCGACACGGAGACGGAGATGCTGATCCAGCGCTCGCTGGATCGGCTGACCGCCGACCGGACGACCTTCGCCATCGCCCACCGCCTCTCGACGATCAAGGACGCCGACCAGATCGTCGTCCTCGAGGACGGCCGCGTCGTCGAGCGCGGCACGCACGAGGAACTCCTGGCCGAGGACGGCCTGTACGCCAACCTCTGGGCCGTCCAGGCCGGCGAGATCGACGAGCTACCGGAGGAGTTCGTCCGGCGGGCCACGGAACGCCGGTCCCGCGTCGAGGCCGACGACGCAGACGCCGAAGCGGACGACGACTGA
- a CDS encoding ArsR/SmtB family transcription factor, which yields MDDEQSIEEILDTIGDQHARRVLAAISRDPKSAKELAEECDLSLPTVYRRIEMLDEYDLVTDRTLVAEDGNHYKVYESNFESTVISLEEDQYRVRIYREENLPDRFSQLWDELNPE from the coding sequence GTGGACGACGAGCAGAGCATCGAGGAGATTCTCGACACGATCGGGGACCAGCACGCCCGGCGAGTGCTGGCCGCGATCAGCCGCGACCCCAAGTCGGCCAAGGAGCTCGCCGAGGAGTGCGACCTGTCTCTCCCCACGGTGTACCGGCGCATAGAGATGCTCGACGAGTACGACCTCGTGACCGACCGGACCCTCGTGGCCGAGGACGGCAACCACTACAAGGTCTACGAGTCGAACTTCGAGTCGACGGTCATCTCACTGGAGGAGGACCAGTACCGGGTCCGGATCTACCGCGAGGAGAACCTCCCAGACCGTTTCAGCCAGCTGTGGGACGAACTGAACCCCGAGTAG
- a CDS encoding DUF7521 family protein, translating into MVDGVALARGVLVLMRMAVFGLTLGITLISFQAYRKRPSERLQYAFIGFAFISMAVAVSSLVTQLSAGETTAMVRTFFQLAETIPYIVGFSMLYVSLYR; encoded by the coding sequence ATGGTGGACGGCGTCGCGCTCGCCCGGGGGGTACTCGTGTTGATGCGGATGGCCGTGTTCGGCCTGACGCTTGGAATCACGCTCATCAGCTTCCAGGCCTACCGCAAACGCCCCTCCGAGCGGCTGCAGTACGCCTTCATCGGCTTCGCCTTCATCAGCATGGCCGTGGCCGTCTCCAGCCTCGTCACGCAGCTCAGCGCCGGCGAGACGACGGCCATGGTCCGCACGTTCTTCCAGCTGGCCGAGACCATCCCCTACATCGTCGGGTTCAGCATGCTGTACGTCTCGCTGTATCGGTAG